The Arabidopsis thaliana chromosome 5, partial sequence genomic interval GTAACGTTTTGCAGAATCCTAATGCAGTTGATGGTAAAGTGACGGTGGAGTTTGATCATGTTAAAAACGGTCTTAAGATCGATGATGAAGGtttgatttcagttttatatTCGACCAAGCAATTTATCATAATACGTGTTTTGTTTAGGTTGGTTACGACTCCAATATCTTGTGTTTTCTTGCAGAGTTGAAAAAGATGAACTCAGACCCTGCTTATAATATAAACGTGTCTGGAGATATCAAGCACATGCTTGCAGATCTTGGAACTGATAAAGCTAAAGAGATTGCTTTACATGGTGGAGGTGGAAACAAGGCACGTAATGAAAGAGCCGCTGCTATTGCTGCGATTCTGGAGTCAAGATCGAAAATCAAAGAGGTTTCTAAAGCAGAACAACCGAAACAGACCTACAGTGTTGTTGATGCTGCATCTGCTTCGGTTTTTGGAAGAAGTGCTGATGCAGCTAAAGCTGGTTCTAGTGATAAAACAGCTGCAAGAATAGCTATGCATATGGCTGGAGATAGAACACCTGTTAATTCTAAAATggttagcttcttcttcggaaTAAACTCGGTTAAAAGGTTTGTGTATTGTTGTTAAAGCGTTTGGTGTTTTGTTGCAGGTGAAGAGCCGTTATTCGTCGGGTGCTGCTTCTCGTTCTTTCACTTCCTCTGCCTTTACTCCTGTAACCAAAAACGATTTTGAACTAATTAAAGTCGAGAAAAACCCGAAAAAGAAAGGGTATGTTCAGTTTCAGACAACACATGGCGATTTGAACATTGAGCTCCATTGCGATATAGCTCCTAGAGCATGTGAGAATTTCATCACTCTCTGTGAACGTGGTTACTACAATGGAGTGGCCTTTCACAGAAGTATCAGGTATGCATACATATATGTCTTGgaaatctgttttgttttaagagtttttatgGGGCAATTAAACATGATCTTTTGACCTTTCTTCTACAAAGGAACTTCATGATTCAAGGGGGCGATCCAACTGGCACAGGAAAAGGAGGTGAATCCATTTGGGGGAAGCCATTCAAAGACGAGCCAAACTCGAAGCTGCTTCACTCAGGAAGAGGCGTAGTTAGTATGGCTAATAGTGGACCTCACACAAATGGTTCTCAGTTTTTCGTCTTATACAAATCAGCGACCCATTTAAACTACAAGCACACAGTGTTTGGTGGAGTTGTTGGTGGTTTGGCAACACTAGCAGCAATGGAGAATGTACCTGTAGATGAAAGCGACCGTCCTCTTGTAAGTTCCAAAAACTCAACTCACTGTGTTCTTTAGTAGTTTCTGTCTCCTGAGagtattttgtaatttctgCAGGAAGAGATTAAGATAATCGAGGCAAGTGTGTTTGTGAATCCATACACGGAGcttgatgaagaggaagagaaagagaaagctgagaaagagaagaatgaaGACAAAGACATTGTTAGTATCATCCCTTCCACCAAATATGATCTCTCTTTGCTCTCTTACTTTGGATTGGTCTGATAAGATTATATATGAACTATGTAATGTATCAGGAGAAGATCGGGTCGTGGTACAGCAACCCGGGATCAGGAACAACAGAAGCTGGAGCGGGTGGCGGTGGTGTCGGAAAATACTTGAAAGCTATGAGTAGTACAGCCACTAAAGACACTAAAGGTTCCCTAGACTCAGATATTTCAACCATTGGAGTGtctaagaaaagaaaaactactGCGTCAGCCTCCACAGGGTTTAAAGATTTCTCTAGCTGGTAATTGAAAACATTCTCTACCTACTTTGTAAAACCGTTGACTAGTTTTGATAGAGACCAAGTCACAAAAGCATTTGTATGACAACACTGAGCCTTTGATGTCCAAAATCTGGAGCTGTGTAATAAAGTTGACTAGTTTTGATGGAGCCCAAAAGTCACAAAAGCATTTGTATAACAGCCCAAGTCACAAACGCATTTGTATAACATTGAACCTTTGATGTCCAAGAGCTGAGGCTGTATCTTCagtaaaaagatttattaaGTATAATCCTTACAGTGGTGTGTATGAATGCctaatctacaaaacaaatcaacaagacaacaacaatGATCAGCACTGACGGATCGGTAAGAACATATTTGGTTATTTGTATGTCTTTAAGGCAGCCGCCATTTACTGTGCCAGTAGATGGACACTCTGGACCACGATGGGAACCCGAAGTTGAACTCCAAAGGCTGGTCAGCAGGTCCACCTATAACTAACGGTAACCACACGTATCTGGAATCCCGCAAATCAGCCGGGTTCCACCTATCTGCCATGAATATAAACGCACCGGGAACACCAGGTAAAGGAATCACATAAGTGCTCTGCGCAAAGAATGTTGTTAACCGGAAAACTTTGTTACCACCGATACACGGGTTCCCCAATTTCTCCCATGGACCCATTATAGATTCAGCCGCATGAGCCAAGGCTTCATTTGGTGCCCAACCAGTGCACCAGGAAGTGACCATGTAATAAATATTCTGATGCTTGAAGATAGCTGGAGCTTCCCTGTGTTGTCCCACCATTACTCTCTTCATAACCGGTGTCACATCGAGGTAATCTTCCGTCAAGGGTCCAATATGA includes:
- the PUB49 gene encoding plant U-box 49 (plant U-box 49 (PUB49); FUNCTIONS IN: ubiquitin-protein ligase activity, peptidyl-prolyl cis-trans isomerase activity; INVOLVED IN: protein folding, protein ubiquitination; LOCATED IN: ubiquitin ligase complex; EXPRESSED IN: 24 plant structures; EXPRESSED DURING: 13 growth stages; CONTAINS InterPro DOMAIN/s: Cyclophilin-like (InterPro:IPR015891), Peptidyl-prolyl cis-trans isomerase, cyclophilin-type (InterPro:IPR002130), U box domain (InterPro:IPR003613), Peptidyl-prolyl cis-trans isomerase, cyclophilin-type, conserved site (InterPro:IPR020892); BEST Arabidopsis thaliana protein match is: Cyclophilin-like peptidyl-prolyl cis-trans isomerase family protein (TAIR:AT1G01940.1); Has 1807 Blast hits to 1807 proteins in 277 species: Archae - 0; Bacteria - 0; Metazoa - 736; Fungi - 347; Plants - 385; Viruses - 0; Other Eukaryotes - 339 (source: NCBI BLink).), with the translated sequence MGKKQHSKDRMFITKTEWATEWGGAKSKENRTPFKSLPYYCCALTFLPFEDPVCTIDGSVFEITTIVPYIRKFGKHPVTGAPLKGEDLIPLIFHKNSEGEYHCPVLNKVFTEFTHIVAVKTTGNVFCYEAIKELNIKTKNWKELLTEEPFTRADLITIQNPNAVDGKVTVEFDHVKNGLKIDDEELKKMNSDPAYNINVSGDIKHMLADLGTDKAKEIALHGGGGNKARNERAAAIAAILESRSKIKEVSKAEQPKQTYSVVDAASASVFGRSADAAKAGSSDKTAARIAMHMAGDRTPVNSKMVKSRYSSGAASRSFTSSAFTPVTKNDFELIKVEKNPKKKGYVQFQTTHGDLNIELHCDIAPRACENFITLCERGYYNGVAFHRSIRNFMIQGGDPTGTGKGGESIWGKPFKDEPNSKLLHSGRGVVSMANSGPHTNGSQFFVLYKSATHLNYKHTVFGGVVGGLATLAAMENVPVDESDRPLEEIKIIEASVFVNPYTELDEEEEKEKAEKEKNEDKDIEKIGSWYSNPGSGTTEAGAGGGGVGKYLKAMSSTATKDTKGSLDSDISTIGVSKKRKTTASASTGFKDFSSW